A single region of the Epinephelus fuscoguttatus linkage group LG14, E.fuscoguttatus.final_Chr_v1 genome encodes:
- the pkdccb gene encoding extracellular tyrosine-protein kinase PKDCC, which translates to MPGMGNSLRAAALLAFVVLSILVSLLISSVQQFGARFSHFPNATVAGDEEELASLRGALIYQLNERRREIIPLLQPDDDEEEENRLPGESRHDQTLDTSVDYSLWNEITHGSRRAHLDEMGCESLVDMRALEVLGSGYTKLVVKVNLAGGQHVALKLVNEQGIDMGKCVEDFKDPRGCRELVSYKLKKEIVLLQRLQHPNVIKLKGHCAGDGGGGQDGRVTVILEQGNPLQMIQLLQSPWEDRFRICLDLVRLLHFLSQSPLGSVALLDFQPRQFVTVSGELKLTDLDDASAEETTCQTDADCTLQFPNRNFTLPCSAQGVCEGLNEKRNIYNAYRYFFTYLLPHQAPPGFTHLVDHIMNSTGELKADINQTLEAFEHILLLYKSGLHLDNLPPSIIRDYTVMRGMGTSGNAEYRCWPSYSQQGCVLSVHSAKEAAYICNSHSQCNSFTLSGQKTWTGRLLASFRSSFSHLVPDGTSEVYVKKTKAPETPTV; encoded by the exons ATGCCCGGGATGGGCAACTCTTTACGCGCGGCTGCCCTCTTGGCTTTCGTGGTTCTCTCTATCCTAGTGTCACTCTTGATCAGCAGCGTGCAGCAGTTTGGAGCGAGGTTTTCTCACTTTCCCAATGCAACTGTTGCTGGTGATGAGGAGGAGCTGGCGTCGCTCCGCGGGGCGTTGATTTACCAACTCAACGAGAGGCGCAGAGAAATTATTCCGCTGCTCCaacctgatgatgatgaggaggaggaaaacagacTACCCGGGGAAAGTCGACATGACCAAACACTAGACACGAGTGTGGATTACAGTCTGTGGAATGAGATCACGCACGGCTCCAGGAGAGCGCATTTGGATGAAATGGGTTGTGAGTCTCTGGTGGACATGCGGGCGCTAGAGGTCCTCGGGTCTGGATACACCAAACTGGTTGTCAAAGTAAATCTAGCCGGGGGTCAGCATGTGGCCTTAAAACTCGTCAACGAGCAGGGGATCGACATGGGGAAGTGTGTGGAGGATTTTAAAGACCCGCGAGGCTGCCGCGAGCTCGTTTCTTATAAGTTGAAGAAAGAAATAGTGCTGTTGCAGAGGCTGCAGCATCCAAACGTCATCAAG CTCAAAGGTCACTGtgcaggagatggaggaggaggacaggacgGGCGTGTCACAGTCATTCTGGAGCAGGGGAATCCTCTCCAGATGATCCAGCTGCTCCAGAGTCCCTGGGAGGACAGATTCAGG ATTTGTCTGGACCTGGTCCGGCTGCTCCACTTCCTCTCCCAGTCTCCTCTGGGCTCTGTGGCTCTGCTGGACTTCCAGCCCCGGCAGTTTGTCACTGTGTCTGGCGAGCTGAAGCTCACAGACCTGGACGACGCCAGCGCCGAGGAGACAACGTGTCAGACAGACGCTGACTGCACCCTCCAGTTTCCAAACAGAAATTTCACCCTGCCATGCTCGGCGCAGGGAGTGTGTGAGGGCTTGAACGAGAAGAGGAACATTTACAATGCCTACAG GTATTTTTTCACCTACCTGCTGCCTCACCAGGCCCCACCCGGCTTCACACACCTGGTAGACCACATCATGAACTCCACAG GGGAGCTGAAAGCTGACATCAATCAGACTCTGGAGGCCTTTGaacacatcctcctcctctacaAGTCTGGCCTGCACCTGGACAACCTGCCTCCATCAATAATCAGAG ATTACACCGTGATGCGAGGTATGGGGACCTCTGGGAACGCGGAGTACCGCTGCTGGCCGTCCTACAGTCAGCAGGGCTGCGTGCTGTCGGTCCACAGCGCCAAAGAGGCAGCGTACATCTGTAATTCCCATTCCCAGTGTAACAGCTTCACTCTGAGCGGGCAGAAGACATGGACGG GTCGCCTCCTGGCCTCTTtcaggagcagcttcagtcaTCTGGTGCCTGATGGGACATCAGAGGTGTATGTGAAGAAAACCAAAGCTCCCGAGACTCCCACGGTGTGA